One segment of Strix aluco isolate bStrAlu1 chromosome 4, bStrAlu1.hap1, whole genome shotgun sequence DNA contains the following:
- the LOC141922596 gene encoding homeobox protein HMX1-like: MPDEATENAGSTSARVSSFFIEDLLGTEGTAGGGARRAAAGGGGRGGPRCGPRSPLRLGAPGCPLRDAAVGWYRRAHAAFLGCASPDTSDRDSPELPEEPAERAGSGGRAAARGPPGGRPGPGGREEEEEQERGEEPGEPEQRAAGRKKKTRTVFSRSQVFQLESTFDVKRYLSSSERAGLAASLHLTETQVKIWFQNRRNKWKRQLAADLEAANLSHAAQRIVRVPILYHENSPASALGFTLPHMSPPLVGFSSGVSYPLGTFPAASLPFLRSQMTGLV; encoded by the exons ATGCCGGACGAAGCCACGGAAAACGCCGGCTCCACCTCCGCCCGCGTCTCGTCCTTCTTCATCGAGGACCTGCTGGGCACCGAGGGcacggcgggcggcggggcgcggcgggcggcggcgggcggcgggggccgcggggggccgcGCTGCGGGCCGCGGTCCCCGCTGCGCCTCGGCGCCCCGGGCTGCCCCCTCCGCGACGCCGCCGTCGGCTGGTACCGCCGAGCGCACGCCGCTTTCCTGGGCTGCGCCAGCCCCGACA CCAGCGACCGGGACTCGCCCGAGCTGCCCGAGGAGCCGGCggagcgggcgggcagcggcgggcgggcggcggcgaggggcccgccgggcgggcggccggggccgggcggccgtgaggaggaggaggagcaggagcgcGGCGAGGAGCCGGGAGAGCCGGAGCAACGCGCCGCCGGCCGCAAGAAGAAGACGCGCACGGTGTTCAGCCGCAGCCAGGTCTTCCAGCTGGAGTCCACCTTCGACGTGAAGCGCTACCTGAGCAGCTCGGAGCGGGCCGGGCTGGCCGCCTCGCTGCACCTCACCGAGACGCAGGTGAAGATCTGGTTCCAGAACCGCCGCAACAAGTGGAAGCGGCAGCTGGCGGCCGACCTGGAGGCGGCCAACCTCTCCCACGCGGCCCAAAGGATAGTGCGGGTCCCCATTTTGTACCACGAGAACTCGCCGGCGAGCGCCTTGGGCTTCACCCTGCCCCACATGTCGCCCCCCTTGGTGGGCTTCTCCAGCGGCGTCAGCTACCCCCTGGGCACCttccccgccgcctccctcccctTCCTACGGTCGCAGATGACAGGACTCGTCTGA